The DNA region GCACGTGGGCTTCTGCGCCAATGCCGGCCTCGACATCTGCAACTGGCTGGTGGAGGACGAGAGCGACAGTGAATTCTGCGCCGCCTGCCGCCACAACCGGCTGGTTCCGAACACCGATACCCAGAACGGCATAGACCGCTGGCGGCGCATCGGTCAGGCGCAGCGTCATCTCTTCTATTCGCTGCTGCGCTGGAGGCTGCCGCATCCCGATCGCGGCGAAGATCCGCATGGCGGCCTGGTCTTCGATTTCCTCGAGGATTCCCTGCAGGGCAACGGCAATGTCGTGCCGGCCATGACCGGCCATGAGGAAGGCCTGATCACCATCCGCGCCGCCGAAGCCGACGACGCCACCCGCGAACAAGCGCGCAGCTCGATGAACGAACCTTACCGCACGCTGCTCGGCCATTTCCGCCACGAGACCGGCCATTTCATCTGGAACAAGCTGGTGCGCGATCAGAACGGCCTCGATGATTTCCGCGCCGTCTTCGGCGACGAGCGGCAGGATTATGCGGCGGCCCTCCAGAAACACTATGCCGCCGGCCCGCCCTTGGGATGGCAGGATAATTTCATCAGCGCCTATGCTTCGTCACATCCTTGGGAGGATTTCGCCGAATGCTTCGCGCATTACCTCCATATCGTCGATACGCTGGAGACGGCCCGCGCCTTCGGCATCGCCATCGATCCGCGCGGCCACGAGGAAATCGCAGGCGAGGTCGATTTTCTTCCCTATCGGGCACAGAGCGCCGAGCAGCTCGTCAGCGCCTGGGTGCCGCTCAGCCTCGCAATCAACGCCATCCAGCGCAGCATGGGTCAGCCCGACTCCTATCCCTTCGTGCTCTCCTCGCCTGTTGTGGCCAAGCTCGAATATCTGCATCGGCTGATCCAGGGGTCGGCGACGGCGTCGCAGCATTGAGATGAAAAGTGCTCGTCATCGGATGAGTCCGCCCATTGTCGGCTTTCGGGGACGAATTGGCTGGGACGACACCAGATATTCCGTCATCCTCGGCCTCGAGCAGGTCAAGCCCGAGCATGACGGAGATTGGGTTGAACCGACGGGCACATTCACGCCGCCAGTGCTTTATTGAGAGAGGTGCGTAACGGCAAAACCTCCCACACTTAAAACGAAATCGCCTTGCCCTTCTTGAACGGCTCCATGCCCCGGCGCGCAAGTTCATCCGCGCGTTCGTTTTCCGGGTGGCCGGCGTGGCCCTTGACCCAGTGCAGCGTCACCTTGTGGCGGTTACGGGCTTCCTCAAGCGCCTGCCAGAGTTCGGCATTCTTCACCGGCTTCTTGTCCGATGTCTTCCAGCCGTTTTTCTTCCAGCCGAAGATCCACTTGGAGATGCCGTCCTTGACGTAGGCGCTGTCGGTATAGAGGTCGACTTCGCAAGGGCTCTTCAGCGCCTGCAACGCCGAGATCGCCGCCATCAGCTCCATGCGATTGTTGGTCGTCTCCGCCTCGCCGCCGCAAAGCTCCTTTTCGACCTCGCCATAACGCAACACTGCGCCCCAGCCGCCGGGACCGGGATTGCCGGAACATGCGCCGTCGGTGAAGATATCGACGTGTTTCATAGGCTCAATCCGTATTCGG from Rhizobium sp. NLR16a includes:
- a CDS encoding putative zinc-binding metallopeptidase, encoding MKLFACDNCDQVVHFDNRHCVRCNHRLGFLPGDLAMHALEPRDETAWQLVSDPDRHVGFCANAGLDICNWLVEDESDSEFCAACRHNRLVPNTDTQNGIDRWRRIGQAQRHLFYSLLRWRLPHPDRGEDPHGGLVFDFLEDSLQGNGNVVPAMTGHEEGLITIRAAEADDATREQARSSMNEPYRTLLGHFRHETGHFIWNKLVRDQNGLDDFRAVFGDERQDYAAALQKHYAAGPPLGWQDNFISAYASSHPWEDFAECFAHYLHIVDTLETARAFGIAIDPRGHEEIAGEVDFLPYRAQSAEQLVSAWVPLSLAINAIQRSMGQPDSYPFVLSSPVVAKLEYLHRLIQGSATASQH
- the rnhA gene encoding ribonuclease HI — encoded protein: MKHVDIFTDGACSGNPGPGGWGAVLRYGEVEKELCGGEAETTNNRMELMAAISALQALKSPCEVDLYTDSAYVKDGISKWIFGWKKNGWKTSDKKPVKNAELWQALEEARNRHKVTLHWVKGHAGHPENERADELARRGMEPFKKGKAISF